In Sphingobacterium zeae, one genomic interval encodes:
- a CDS encoding M14 family zinc carboxypeptidase, which produces MKLVKEDFIKAFSFYREKALMHRRFKHADILPLIENIGRSERFALAEIGASTEGRSIFRLQYGKGPIKILLWSQMHGDEPTATMAMFDLFNFFKGKDDGFDAYRHDIESNVTLYFIPMLNPDGAERFQRRTAMDVDMNRDARATATVEAALLKKQAMLLKPDFAFNLHNQNNYYNIPGTSTPVTISLLAPAYDYARNINETRRDAMRVIVGINKILQEFIPNAVAKYDDEHTPRGFGDNFQQWGARTILIESGAFAGDTEKMVVRKCNFIALLKAFEEIADQSFAQYAIADYECIPFNDGKLHDVVLRNLTVVQEGNQIVVDVAIRQQEKTIGTDYYVEGAIVDIGDLADFYGYVDIDVSGLKFIPAKKYDKSLRWDQLNSGFIQNLLRAGIAAVHVVGCGAAGKLHQFPMNIVSSDRFLLESSLKLDSSANFFIGTDQKMRYAVVNGYFLDLAVSHHQLQHRNRLY; this is translated from the coding sequence ATGAAATTAGTAAAAGAAGATTTCATCAAAGCCTTTTCTTTTTATAGAGAAAAGGCTTTGATGCATAGAAGATTTAAGCATGCCGATATTTTACCGCTAATAGAAAATATCGGGAGATCTGAACGTTTTGCTCTTGCGGAAATTGGGGCTTCTACGGAAGGTCGTTCGATATTTAGATTGCAGTACGGAAAAGGACCAATCAAGATACTTCTATGGTCACAAATGCACGGCGATGAACCTACGGCAACAATGGCAATGTTTGATCTGTTTAATTTTTTTAAGGGTAAAGATGATGGTTTTGATGCTTATAGGCATGATATAGAATCCAACGTGACTTTGTATTTTATTCCTATGCTAAATCCTGATGGCGCTGAACGGTTTCAACGGAGAACTGCAATGGATGTGGATATGAACAGAGATGCAAGAGCAACAGCAACCGTGGAAGCCGCCTTATTAAAAAAGCAAGCCATGTTGTTAAAGCCTGATTTTGCCTTCAATCTTCACAACCAAAACAATTATTATAACATTCCCGGAACAAGCACACCGGTGACCATTTCCCTATTGGCACCCGCCTATGATTATGCGCGTAATATCAATGAAACCCGGAGAGACGCCATGCGGGTGATTGTCGGTATAAATAAGATTCTTCAGGAATTTATACCTAATGCGGTAGCAAAGTATGACGATGAGCATACTCCGCGGGGATTTGGCGATAATTTTCAACAATGGGGGGCAAGGACGATCTTGATTGAGTCAGGAGCTTTTGCGGGTGATACCGAAAAAATGGTGGTGAGAAAATGTAATTTTATAGCATTGCTCAAAGCATTTGAGGAAATTGCTGACCAATCATTTGCACAATATGCGATTGCCGATTACGAATGCATACCCTTCAATGATGGAAAACTTCACGATGTAGTGTTGAGAAATCTGACGGTTGTGCAGGAGGGGAACCAAATCGTTGTTGATGTTGCCATTCGACAGCAGGAAAAGACAATAGGGACTGACTATTATGTGGAAGGAGCAATAGTAGACATTGGCGATTTGGCAGATTTTTATGGTTATGTGGATATTGATGTTTCTGGCCTTAAATTCATTCCGGCCAAGAAATATGATAAGTCGCTTCGTTGGGACCAATTGAACAGCGGTTTTATTCAGAATCTTTTGAGAGCGGGTATTGCTGCAGTCCATGTGGTAGGCTGTGGCGCTGCGGGTAAACTGCATCAGTTCCCAATGAACATTGTATCCAGCGATCGTTTCCTACTTGAAAGTTCGCTTAAACTCGATTCTTCAGCGAATTTTTTTATTGGGACGGATCAAAAAATGCGTTATGCTGTTGTTAACGGCTATTTTTTAGACCTTGCTGTTAGTCACCATCAACTACAGCATAGAAATAGACTGTACTAA
- a CDS encoding S66 peptidase family protein: MMKKRAFIKSIALGGLSIPMLGMTQSGKDQTELFGQAALLATKLKLGDTIGLITPAGVLDDEESIRIAGEVFTTLGFNIKEGKHIRSRYGNLAGTDQERIADIHDMFADKSVNAIVCIRGGSGTSRLLDRLDYKLIASNPKILLGYSDITALILALYAKTGLVTFHGAVGISTWTKKLAEAFNAQFVANKPSIFENPKSKGDNLVQTKDRIATIHPGIVEGTLLGGNMTVLTGLCGSSYLPSFKDAILFIEEVDEDMERVDRMFCQLKNAGILGIIKGFIFGKCTDCKPSGGYGSVTLDQLFNDYIKPLKIPAYTGAVIGHIAEQFILPVGAKVRIDASQGTIALMEPALKD, translated from the coding sequence ATGATGAAGAAAAGGGCCTTTATAAAGTCGATCGCTTTAGGCGGATTGTCAATTCCTATGTTAGGGATGACACAGTCGGGAAAAGATCAAACTGAATTGTTCGGTCAAGCTGCTTTACTTGCGACGAAACTAAAACTGGGTGATACCATAGGATTAATAACGCCAGCTGGTGTGCTGGATGATGAGGAGTCAATTCGCATTGCAGGTGAAGTATTTACAACGCTAGGTTTTAACATTAAAGAGGGCAAACATATACGCAGTCGATACGGTAATTTGGCGGGTACAGATCAAGAGCGTATTGCAGATATACACGATATGTTTGCAGATAAGAGCGTCAATGCGATTGTCTGCATCAGAGGCGGTTCGGGGACATCCCGTCTTTTGGATAGATTAGATTATAAGCTGATAGCAAGTAACCCAAAAATCTTATTGGGATATTCGGACATTACAGCCTTAATTTTGGCATTGTATGCCAAAACGGGACTTGTGACATTTCATGGTGCGGTGGGTATCAGCACCTGGACGAAGAAGCTGGCAGAAGCTTTCAATGCCCAATTTGTAGCCAATAAGCCGTCGATATTTGAGAATCCCAAATCGAAAGGTGATAACCTTGTACAGACCAAAGACCGAATTGCCACCATTCATCCTGGTATAGTAGAAGGAACATTGCTGGGTGGAAATATGACCGTACTGACCGGCTTATGTGGTTCATCCTATCTGCCAAGCTTTAAAGATGCCATTCTTTTTATCGAAGAGGTGGACGAAGATATGGAACGTGTTGATCGCATGTTTTGCCAGTTGAAAAATGCTGGTATACTGGGGATAATCAAGGGGTTTATTTTTGGCAAGTGCACCGATTGTAAACCATCTGGGGGATATGGATCCGTAACACTTGACCAATTATTCAACGATTATATCAAACCGTTAAAAATACCGGCTTATACAGGAGCTGTCATTGGACATATTGCCGAGCAATTTATTTTGCCAGTAGGAGCAAAAGTCCGTATAGATGCATCGCAAGGAACGATTGCTTTAATGGAGCCAGCGCTAAAAGATTAA
- a CDS encoding dihydroorotase yields MSSILIKSAQLVNEGKVEVADVYISNGRIEMIAQEINHPADQEINAEGLHLFPGLIDDQVHFREPGLTYKADIWHESRAAVAGGTTSFMEMPNTVPNTLTQQLLQDKYDIAAKSALANYSFFMGAANDNLEEVLKTNPKNVCGIKVFMGSSTGNMLVDNEKALEGIFANAPTLIATHCEDEATIKANLALFKEKYGEDGLKIEMHPLIRSEEACYLSSSKAVELAKKYDTRLHILHISTAKEIALFTNDIPLKDKKITAEACIHHLWFSDQDYASKGNFIKWNPAVKTANDRDQILKAVLDGHIDVIATDHAPHTLAEKSQAYASAPSGGPLVQHALQALLDMVKAGKMTLEQLVQKSAHNTATLFEIEDRGYIREGYWADLVLVDLNKPYTVSKANILSKCGWSPFEGHTFSSTIEHTFVSGKLAFSNGQLIEKGAGECLLFNR; encoded by the coding sequence ATGTCATCTATTCTTATAAAATCTGCACAACTTGTTAATGAAGGTAAAGTTGAGGTTGCTGACGTATATATCAGCAATGGTCGAATCGAAATGATTGCTCAGGAAATAAACCATCCTGCTGATCAGGAAATCAATGCGGAGGGACTACATTTATTCCCTGGGCTTATTGATGATCAAGTCCATTTCAGAGAACCCGGATTAACATATAAAGCAGATATATGGCATGAAAGCCGTGCAGCAGTAGCTGGAGGCACCACCTCCTTTATGGAAATGCCTAATACGGTTCCAAACACATTAACGCAGCAGCTACTTCAAGATAAGTATGATATTGCAGCGAAAAGTGCGCTGGCCAATTATTCTTTCTTTATGGGAGCGGCGAACGATAATCTTGAGGAGGTCCTCAAAACGAATCCGAAAAATGTATGTGGCATAAAAGTTTTTATGGGTTCCTCTACTGGAAATATGTTGGTGGATAATGAAAAAGCATTGGAAGGGATTTTTGCGAATGCTCCAACCTTAATAGCTACACATTGTGAAGATGAGGCAACGATAAAGGCCAATCTGGCTTTATTTAAAGAAAAATATGGCGAAGATGGACTGAAAATTGAGATGCATCCCCTAATCCGTTCTGAAGAGGCCTGTTATTTATCTTCCTCAAAAGCTGTCGAACTGGCCAAAAAATACGATACGCGCTTGCATATCCTTCATATATCAACTGCCAAAGAAATTGCATTATTTACGAATGATATTCCATTAAAAGATAAAAAAATAACCGCTGAAGCGTGTATTCATCACCTGTGGTTTTCGGACCAGGATTACGCCTCAAAAGGTAATTTTATCAAATGGAATCCAGCGGTTAAAACAGCGAATGATCGCGACCAGATTCTAAAAGCTGTACTGGATGGTCATATCGATGTGATAGCGACAGATCACGCTCCGCATACCCTAGCGGAAAAATCTCAGGCCTACGCTTCAGCGCCAAGTGGAGGGCCTCTTGTGCAGCACGCATTGCAAGCTTTGCTCGATATGGTCAAAGCCGGAAAAATGACCCTGGAACAATTGGTGCAAAAGTCTGCACATAATACGGCTACATTGTTCGAAATTGAAGATAGAGGTTACATTCGTGAGGGATATTGGGCAGACCTTGTATTGGTCGACCTCAACAAGCCGTATACCGTATCGAAAGCTAATATCCTGTCAAAATGCGGCTGGTCGCCTTTTGAAGGACATACATTTAGTTCAACAATCGAGCATACTTTCGTATCGGGTAAACTTGCTTTCTCGAATGGACAGCTGATTGAAAAGGGTGCTGGAGAATGTCTGTTGTTCAACCGATAG
- a CDS encoding response regulator transcription factor: protein MSSSKQKILIVDDEKDILDLIAFNLNREGYQVSTAQNGEEAINVAKQVNPDLIILDVMMPKMDGIEACRIMRAMPEFKSTFMVFLTARSEEYSEIAGFHVGADDYIAKPIKPRALMSRINAILRRNATEESDASVQDKIEISDLVIDRDSFLVYKGEQKIVLAKKEFELLYLLASKPNKVFTREQILKSIWEDSVVVTNRTIDVHIRKLREKIGDDYVTTVKGVGYKFDKE from the coding sequence ATGAGTTCTTCGAAACAAAAGATTTTAATTGTTGATGACGAAAAGGATATCTTGGATTTAATTGCATTCAACTTAAATCGGGAAGGTTATCAGGTCTCTACAGCGCAAAATGGGGAAGAGGCGATCAACGTTGCCAAACAGGTAAATCCTGATCTGATCATTTTGGATGTGATGATGCCCAAGATGGATGGCATTGAAGCTTGTCGCATCATGCGCGCGATGCCTGAATTTAAAAGCACATTCATGGTATTTTTAACGGCTAGAAGTGAAGAGTATTCGGAGATTGCTGGATTTCACGTTGGTGCAGACGATTATATTGCAAAGCCAATTAAGCCCCGTGCTTTAATGAGTCGCATCAATGCTATCTTGAGGAGAAATGCCACTGAAGAATCGGATGCCTCTGTTCAGGATAAAATTGAAATTTCCGACTTGGTTATCGATAGAGATTCATTCTTGGTCTACAAAGGAGAACAAAAGATTGTTCTAGCGAAGAAAGAGTTTGAGTTATTATATCTATTGGCATCAAAACCAAATAAGGTGTTTACACGCGAGCAGATCTTAAAGAGTATTTGGGAAGATTCAGTGGTAGTAACCAATCGCACGATTGACGTCCATATCCGCAAGCTGCGCGAAAAGATAGGTGATGATTACGTGACTACTGTAAAAGGTGTGGGATACAAATTTGATAAAGAATAA
- a CDS encoding TlpA family protein disulfide reductase, with translation MKKAVFFAVGIVSLMMSCQNKEQFTIAGNVENPGNVKVISLYEGDTKLDSMFFGDNNKFQFVRPASQSRLLSLRVGKNRYDLIASPGETITFNTDLHKDVNDYQVEGSELSKTIQPFAKERNYRDYVQDSLQTVFAKLTSNSTADEIEKIRAEYKAKFAEVLRTYTKKAVDFSNRHNDLAGFYAISTLDPEVAESEIIAYADKIKDEFTENRYVTQFKEETQKLKKMAIGQPAPELISFTPSNKEVKLSSFKGKYTLIDFWASWCMPCRQENPNLVRLYKAYHGKGFDILSVSFDDNPGSWMRAIEDDKLTWTHVSDLKAWSSPVVIDYRVKALPTSYILDPNGFIIAKNLRGEELETFLKKTIK, from the coding sequence ATGAAGAAGGCAGTTTTTTTTGCGGTAGGAATTGTTAGTTTGATGATGAGTTGCCAAAATAAGGAGCAGTTTACCATTGCAGGAAATGTCGAAAATCCTGGCAATGTCAAAGTTATTTCGTTATATGAAGGGGATACAAAACTCGATTCTATGTTTTTTGGCGACAATAACAAATTTCAGTTTGTAAGACCTGCTAGCCAGTCCAGATTATTATCTTTGCGGGTAGGTAAAAATCGCTATGATTTGATCGCCTCCCCTGGGGAAACCATTACTTTTAATACGGATCTTCATAAGGATGTCAATGATTACCAGGTGGAAGGTTCTGAATTGTCAAAAACAATACAGCCCTTTGCCAAAGAACGGAATTATCGCGATTATGTGCAGGATTCCTTGCAAACGGTATTTGCAAAGCTAACTTCAAATTCGACAGCAGACGAGATTGAAAAGATTCGTGCAGAATATAAAGCCAAATTTGCAGAGGTCCTACGGACATATACGAAGAAAGCGGTCGATTTTTCGAATAGACACAATGATTTGGCTGGATTTTATGCCATCTCCACCTTAGATCCCGAAGTTGCCGAAAGTGAAATTATTGCTTATGCCGATAAAATAAAGGATGAATTTACGGAGAATAGGTACGTAACCCAATTTAAAGAGGAAACCCAAAAGCTAAAGAAAATGGCGATTGGGCAGCCTGCTCCTGAACTGATATCTTTTACACCATCCAATAAAGAAGTGAAGTTGTCTAGTTTTAAAGGTAAATATACGTTGATCGACTTTTGGGCTTCGTGGTGTATGCCTTGTCGTCAAGAGAACCCTAATCTTGTTCGGTTGTATAAGGCCTATCATGGTAAAGGTTTTGACATATTATCTGTTTCATTTGACGACAATCCTGGTTCATGGATGCGCGCTATCGAAGATGATAAGTTAACGTGGACACATGTATCTGATTTGAAAGCTTGGAGCTCGCCTGTTGTTATCGATTACCGGGTTAAAGCCTTGCCTACTTCCTACATATTAGATCCGAACGGTTTTATTATAGCGAAAAATCTGCGTGGAGAGGAGCTGGAGACGTTTTTGAAGAAAACAATTAAGTAA
- the alaS gene encoding alanine--tRNA ligase — MTSREIRQAFLDFFKSKGHQIVPSAPVVVKNDPTLMFTNAGMNQFKDLFLGEAPVKFPRVADTQRCLRVSGKHNDLEEVGIDTYHHTLFEMLGNWSFGDYFKKEAIAWAWELLTVVYKLDKDRLYVTIFEGDAKEGLERDMEAFNFWKEWIGEDRILLGNKKDNFWEMGETGPCGPCSEIHFDMRSTEEREQTSGQSLVNADHPQVIEIWNLVFMQFNRLKDGSLQSLPAKHVDTGMGFERLVRCIQGKTSNYDTDVFTPTIDFIAEKSGIKYGIDEKADIAMRVVSDHIRAVSFAIADGQLPSNNKAGYVIRRILRRAVRYAYTFLGFKTPFINEIVPVLASQFAGVFDELIQQQDFVQKVILEEEVSFLRTLSTGVQRFENYVENNVVIKGDFAFELYDTYGFPIDLTELLAREKGLTVDMEGFNQALQIQKDRSRAATAIDTGDWIEVNEDEGFEFVGYDTLTAVTEVVKYRKVVAKNKEQFQLVLSVSPFYAEGGGQVGDSGELISESTGEKIYITDTKKENGLFVHFTNKLPLELKGTFVAQVDKTKRTDTENNHSATHLLHAALKQVLGNHVNQKGSLVNADTLRFDISHFSKITDEEIKQVEDIVNAKIRENIPLKEERNVPYQQALNSGVTALFGEKYGDFVRVITFEDQYSKELCGGTHVKATGQIGFFKIVSESAVAAGVRRIEAITGTRSASVIREHFELVHHLKELMNNPKDFVSALGKIIDENGALKKEVEKSITEKSLALKSDLEAKIQQVGPINFLSTIVDLPNAEAVKTLAYALKGTVTNLFLVIGAEFDGKPSLTVVLSDELAKEKGLNASTIVRELAKDIQGGGGGQPFFATAGGKNPAGLKLAIARAIDFLK, encoded by the coding sequence ATGACAAGTAGAGAAATTCGTCAGGCCTTTTTGGACTTTTTTAAAAGTAAAGGGCATCAAATAGTCCCTTCAGCACCGGTAGTTGTAAAAAATGACCCAACTTTAATGTTTACCAATGCGGGAATGAATCAATTCAAAGATTTATTTTTGGGTGAAGCACCCGTTAAATTTCCTCGCGTTGCCGATACTCAACGCTGTTTACGTGTTTCTGGAAAGCACAATGATTTGGAAGAAGTCGGCATTGACACCTATCACCATACGTTGTTTGAGATGTTAGGAAACTGGAGTTTCGGTGATTACTTTAAGAAAGAAGCGATTGCTTGGGCTTGGGAACTATTGACAGTTGTTTATAAGTTAGACAAAGACCGTCTGTATGTGACTATTTTTGAAGGAGATGCCAAAGAAGGCTTGGAGCGTGATATGGAAGCTTTCAATTTCTGGAAAGAATGGATTGGCGAAGATAGAATTCTCCTTGGGAACAAGAAAGATAATTTTTGGGAAATGGGGGAGACAGGACCTTGTGGGCCTTGTTCCGAAATCCATTTTGATATGCGCAGCACAGAAGAGCGCGAACAAACTTCCGGACAGAGTTTGGTGAATGCAGACCACCCTCAAGTCATTGAGATCTGGAATCTCGTATTCATGCAATTTAATCGATTGAAAGATGGCTCGCTTCAGTCGCTACCCGCTAAACATGTCGATACGGGAATGGGCTTTGAGCGTTTGGTGCGATGCATACAGGGTAAGACCTCCAACTATGATACCGACGTATTTACCCCTACTATCGATTTTATTGCTGAAAAATCAGGTATAAAATATGGTATAGATGAAAAGGCCGACATTGCCATGCGCGTGGTTTCTGATCATATTCGTGCAGTAAGTTTTGCAATTGCCGATGGCCAACTGCCATCCAACAATAAAGCTGGCTACGTGATTCGCCGTATTTTACGCCGCGCAGTACGTTATGCTTATACATTTTTAGGCTTTAAAACTCCTTTTATTAATGAAATTGTACCCGTATTGGCATCTCAGTTCGCAGGAGTATTCGATGAATTGATTCAACAACAGGATTTTGTACAGAAAGTGATCTTAGAAGAGGAAGTTTCGTTCCTAAGAACCTTGTCCACCGGCGTGCAGCGATTTGAAAATTATGTGGAGAATAACGTTGTCATTAAGGGGGATTTTGCTTTCGAACTCTATGATACCTACGGATTCCCGATCGACTTAACGGAATTGTTGGCGCGTGAAAAAGGTTTAACTGTCGATATGGAGGGTTTCAACCAAGCACTTCAAATTCAGAAAGATCGTTCTCGTGCTGCCACTGCGATTGACACTGGTGATTGGATTGAAGTGAATGAAGATGAGGGGTTTGAATTCGTAGGATACGATACATTAACTGCCGTTACCGAGGTTGTTAAATACCGTAAAGTTGTAGCAAAAAACAAAGAGCAATTCCAATTGGTACTTTCAGTTAGCCCCTTTTACGCTGAGGGTGGGGGCCAAGTGGGCGATTCTGGGGAATTGATTTCGGAATCAACAGGTGAGAAAATCTATATCACAGATACTAAAAAGGAAAATGGGCTATTTGTTCACTTTACAAACAAGTTACCGCTTGAATTGAAAGGTACATTTGTAGCGCAGGTTGATAAAACCAAAAGAACCGATACCGAAAACAATCACTCAGCAACCCATTTATTACATGCAGCTTTGAAACAGGTATTGGGAAATCACGTGAACCAAAAGGGATCATTGGTCAACGCGGATACTTTACGTTTTGATATCTCTCATTTTTCGAAAATCACCGACGAGGAGATTAAGCAGGTAGAGGATATTGTCAATGCTAAGATTCGTGAAAATATACCCTTGAAGGAAGAACGGAATGTTCCATATCAACAGGCCCTTAATTCGGGTGTTACAGCCCTATTTGGGGAAAAATATGGTGATTTTGTGCGTGTGATTACTTTTGAAGACCAATATTCCAAAGAATTGTGTGGGGGTACACATGTCAAAGCAACGGGCCAGATCGGATTTTTTAAAATTGTTTCCGAATCTGCTGTCGCTGCTGGTGTCCGTCGTATTGAAGCAATTACAGGAACGCGCTCAGCATCGGTTATCCGTGAGCATTTCGAATTGGTTCATCACCTGAAAGAGCTCATGAATAATCCAAAGGATTTTGTATCTGCACTAGGTAAAATTATCGATGAGAATGGTGCCTTGAAAAAAGAAGTCGAGAAAAGTATCACGGAAAAATCGTTAGCCTTGAAATCTGATTTGGAAGCAAAGATCCAGCAGGTCGGACCGATTAATTTCTTGTCTACGATTGTTGATCTTCCAAATGCTGAAGCTGTGAAAACATTGGCTTATGCTTTAAAAGGTACTGTTACGAACTTGTTTTTAGTCATAGGTGCTGAGTTTGATGGTAAGCCAAGCTTGACTGTTGTACTATCCGATGAGTTGGCTAAAGAAAAAGGATTAAATGCAAGTACAATTGTTCGAGAATTAGCTAAGGATATCCAAGGAGGGGGCGGTGGTCAGCCGTTCTTCGCGACAGCCGGAGGTAAAAATCCTGCGGGATTAAAGCTGGCAATTGCGCGTGCAATAGACTTCTTGAAATAA
- a CDS encoding universal stress protein has translation MKKNILLPVDFSAHAINAVNYAVHLCLEKGYALHLYHNYTSASAVFEEENSPNDANSPVFKADILIKSLAESIKLQHPTLEISTQCERGMITETLPELATPDQFDFLVMGTKGITNEDSKLIGSTTYVISKKAKIPVLAIPNEAHYTPIDTVGLLSNFKEEEIHTVKDFVNIIGKDFELKLMHVHYDHSSENRIEDKLEVWKYKIKKHIGVTNIAIEVDSIQGDIEDLDTVPEVINEMIHNEKIKVLLVTRSRKSFFERVFSRSVAKALFSHPLVPIFFTKA, from the coding sequence ATGAAAAAAAACATTCTACTACCGGTAGATTTTTCTGCTCATGCGATCAATGCTGTTAACTATGCGGTGCACCTATGTCTGGAAAAGGGTTATGCCCTCCACCTTTATCACAATTACACCTCTGCTTCTGCGGTGTTCGAGGAAGAAAACAGCCCTAATGACGCAAATTCTCCCGTATTTAAAGCGGATATCCTTATCAAAAGTCTGGCAGAATCAATAAAGCTACAACATCCCACACTTGAAATATCTACACAATGTGAGCGAGGAATGATTACAGAAACGCTACCTGAACTCGCTACTCCTGATCAGTTTGATTTTTTAGTTATGGGCACTAAGGGCATCACCAATGAGGACAGTAAGCTTATTGGCAGCACCACGTATGTCATTAGCAAAAAAGCCAAAATACCTGTATTGGCCATTCCAAACGAAGCACATTATACACCGATAGATACTGTCGGCTTACTGTCCAATTTTAAAGAAGAAGAGATCCATACAGTAAAAGATTTTGTCAATATTATCGGTAAAGATTTTGAGTTGAAACTTATGCATGTACACTACGATCACTCATCAGAAAATAGAATTGAGGATAAGCTTGAAGTATGGAAATATAAGATCAAAAAACATATTGGCGTCACCAATATTGCAATCGAAGTTGATTCAATTCAAGGCGATATTGAGGATCTAGATACAGTTCCAGAAGTCATTAACGAGATGATCCATAACGAAAAGATTAAAGTGCTATTAGTGACAAGATCGAGAAAATCATTCTTTGAACGTGTCTTTTCGCGTTCAGTCGCAAAAGCATTATTTAGCCATCCGTTAGTCCCCATATTTTTCACAAAAGCATAA
- a CDS encoding universal stress protein: MSKLLIPVDYSENARVAAFYAAQVATMSNNEITLFHSFTSHSNKFANAKHLVDPTEMEAHQKMEKLVAELLQEYPSLKISTLFDNGILAETLEKQEIKETYQTIIMGTKGVTGLESVLIGSNTYDVIKESKIPVLAVPKNAIKLKKDTIGLLTNFKPGELEVLKQAIPLYGKDFHLQLIHINKNELEIKVLGKKLENWIEEIISETGIEDISYIVKSPSYFAGSRENVANGIHTIIRDEDIDVILITKSRKTFFQNIFTENIVKHLAFEIEVPNFFGRVE, from the coding sequence ATGTCTAAACTATTAATACCTGTCGATTATTCCGAAAATGCACGAGTTGCGGCATTTTATGCAGCACAAGTGGCTACCATGTCAAACAATGAGATCACACTCTTTCATTCGTTCACATCACACAGCAATAAATTTGCAAATGCGAAGCATTTAGTAGACCCTACGGAGATGGAAGCTCATCAAAAAATGGAGAAGCTTGTAGCTGAACTTCTACAAGAATATCCTTCACTTAAAATTTCTACCTTATTTGACAACGGTATTTTGGCCGAAACACTGGAAAAACAAGAGATAAAAGAGACATACCAAACGATCATTATGGGTACAAAAGGAGTCACAGGACTCGAATCTGTTTTGATCGGAAGTAATACTTATGATGTTATTAAAGAGTCCAAAATACCTGTTTTAGCTGTTCCAAAAAATGCGATAAAGCTCAAAAAGGATACCATTGGTTTGTTAACAAATTTCAAACCTGGCGAACTTGAAGTGCTCAAACAAGCTATTCCGTTATATGGCAAAGACTTCCATCTTCAACTGATTCACATTAATAAAAATGAACTGGAAATCAAAGTATTAGGAAAAAAACTAGAAAACTGGATCGAAGAGATTATTAGTGAAACTGGCATTGAAGACATTTCATACATTGTCAAATCGCCTAGTTATTTTGCGGGTTCTCGAGAGAATGTCGCTAACGGTATTCATACCATTATCAGGGACGAAGACATTGATGTTATTTTGATTACAAAAAGTAGGAAAACTTTTTTTCAAAACATTTTTACTGAAAATATTGTTAAGCATCTGGCTTTTGAAATTGAAGTGCCAAACTTCTTTGGGCGTGTAGAGTAA